GGTGGACGACCGTCTCCAGCTCGTCCAGGACCTGATGGGCCCGCTCCAGGTCACCGGCGTGGCGGTGCACCTCGGCGAGCGGGAACAGCATGGTGGCCTCCAGCCGCCGGTGCCCGTGCTCGTGGCCCTGGCGGCGCGCGGCGCGCACGTCCTGCAGCGCGCCCTCCAGGTCCCCGCCGCGCATCCGGTTCTGCGCGAGATGCGACTTGGTGATGAACAGGTGCTCCTCGGTGCCCAGCTCGGCGGCGATGGCGACGGCGCGCTCGCAGTACGCGATCGCCTGCTCGTGCTCGGCGCGCAGGCCGTGCACGCGGCTCTGCCGTACCAGGCCCATCATCAGCCCCCACCGGTCGCCGACCTGCTCGAACAGGCGCAGCGCCTCGTCCCGGTGGCGGGCGCCGGTCTCCTGGTCGCCCTGCTCGGTGAGGAGGAAGTCGTAGGCCCAGTTGGCGCCGGCGCGCACCCAGGGGTCGGGCGAGTTCAGCGCCTCGAGGTCGGGGGCGTCCCCGCTGGCGAGCTTGGACATGCGCAGCAGCGGCAGCGCGGTGTGGAACTGCGTCACCCCGGGACGCCGGAGGTTCTCCAGCACCTCCGGCTCGTTCCCCCTGCCGGACGTCGCGCGCACCACCTCGAAGGCGGCGCGCGCGTCGGCCGGCAGCTCCTCGCCGAAGGCCAGCACCTCGTTCAGGAAGGCGTTGAACTGGGTGGACATGCCGCGCATGCTCCAGTACCAGAACATGGACCTGACGAACCGGGCCGACGCTTCCGCGTCGCCCGCCTCGATGGCGGCCCGCAGCGCGGCCACCAGGTTGTCGTGCTCGGCGTCGAAGACCTCGACGGCGCGCAGCTGCTGCCTGGTACGCAGCAGCGGCTCGTTCTGCTCGGCCAGCGCCAGGAAGTACGCGCGGAACCGGCCGGTGACCGGCGTGGCCGACCCGGCCGCCGCGTAGGCGCGGATGGTCTCCAGCATCCGGTACCGGTCGCCGACCTGCTGGATCATGGACTTCTCGACCAGCGTGCTCGCGACGTACACCAGGTCGCCCACGGGGAGCGACGCGTCGGAGCAGATCGACTCCAGCGCGGCCAGGTCGGCCCCGCCGGGGAAGGCGGCCAGCCGGCCGGCCAGCACGCGCTCGGGCTCCTCCAGCAGGTCCCAGCTCCACTCCACCATGGCGCGCAACGTGCGCTGGCGCGGCAGCGCGGTCCTGCTGCCCGAGGTGAGCATGCGGAACCGGTCATCCAGCCGCTGGGAGATCTGCGCCACGCTCATCGCCCGCAGCTTGGCCGCCGCCAGTTCGAGCGCCAGCGGCATGCCGTCCAGCCGGCGGCAGATCTCCACCGTGGGCTCCACCGTCTCCGCGTCGAGCGCGAACGCGGCGCGCACACTGGCGGCCCGCTCGACGAACAGCCGCACGGCGGCCGACTCCGCGGCCTCGGCCAGGTCCGCGTTCTCCACGGGCAGGTCGAGCGGGCCGAGGTGGCACAGCGCCTCACCGATGATCGCCAGCGGCTCCCTGCTCGTGGCCAGGACGCGCAGCTGCGGCAGCCGCACCAGCAGCTGCTCGGTGAGCTGGGCGGCGGCCTCCACCAGGTGCTCGCAGTTGTCCAGCACCAGGACGGCGGGGCCGACGTCGAGCAGCCCGCACAGCCGCGCCAGCGCGGGAGCCTGCGGCTTGAGCCCGCCCTCGAACAGGCCGCCGCAGGCGCTGAGCACCGCGTCCGCGACCTGGTCCGGCTGGACGACGCCCGCCAGCGGCACGAACCAGACCCGCTCCTCCATGCGGTCCGCGGCCTCCAGCGCCAGCCTCGTCTTGCCCGCCCCGCCCGGCCCGATGATCGTCACCAGCCGTGCCCCGGACATGAGCTGATCCAGCGCGCCCAGCTCGCGCTCCCGGCCCACGAAGCTGGTCAGCCTGGCCGGGATCCGGTTGGGCGCGGCCTGCGGCTGCGCGGCCGGCCTGTCCAGCTCCCCGCGCAGCAGGGCGAGGTGGACGGCGCGCAGCTCGGGCGAGGGATCCATGCCCAGCTCGCCGGCCAGCCTGCCGCGGATCTCCTCGTACACGGCCAGGGCCTCCGACTGGCGCCCGGCGGCCGACAGGGCACGGATGCGCAGCTCGGCCAGGCGCTCGGCGAGCGGGCGGGCGGCGGCCGCGGCTCCCAGGTCGACCAGCACCTCGGTGGCCCGGCCGAGCCGTACCTGCGCGTCGAAGTAGTCCTCGCTCGCGCTCGCGCGCAGCTCCTCCAGCCGGGCCGCGACGTCCCGCGCGAACGGGGCCTCCAGCACGTCCGCCAGCGCGGCGCCCCGCCACAGGTCCAGGGCGGCGCGCAGCAGCGCGGCGGCCTCACGCGGCCGGTCGGCCGCCAGCTCCCGCCTGGCCTGCTCGGCCAGCTGCTCGAAGCGGTGCGCGTCCACGTCCTCGCGGCGCACCGGCAGCCGGTAGCCGCCGGCCACCAGCTCCACGGTCTCCCGCCCGCCCAGCGTCCTGCGCAACCGGGAGACCAGGCCGTGCAGCGCGCCGGCCGCCTCGGCGGGGGGATCCTCGCCCCAGATGCCGTTGACCAGGGAGCCGGCCGACACCGGGCGGCCGGCCTCCAGCGCGAGCGCCGCCAGCAACATCCGCAGGCGCGCGCCCGGGATGTCGATCGGGGCGGCGTCATCGGAGACGGCTTCGATCGGGCCGAGGAGAGAGATCTGCACAGAGCAAAGCTTGCCATCCGTCACCATGTGTCCGGGTATGCCGGTAGTGCCACCCTGCGGCAAGATCGGGAACATGCCGATCTCCATGCCCGCCGCGGACGGGTGCCCCTTCTGCGACTACCTCGCCGGGCTGAGCCCGGTCACCGTCCTGGAGCGGGGGGAGCAGGTCGCCATCCTGGTCACCCGCTGGCAGCGCGGGCCGGGGCACGTGCTGGTGATCCCGGTCGCGCACCGCCCGACCATCTTGGACGTGGCCCCGGCCGAGGAGCAGGCGCTGATGAACGCCGTACGGCGGGCTGCCCGGGCCATCGCGGCCGCCTACGACCCCGGCGGCGTCTCCGTCTGGCAGAACAACGGGGCGCCCGCCCACCAGCACGTCCCCCACGTGCACTTCCACGTCACCGGCACGCTGCCCGGCGGTGGCACGCGCTCGGGCGAGGTGCCTCGGCTCGGCCTCACCGAGACCGACGAGATCGCCGAGCGCCTCGCCCCGCATCTCTGAGGGGGATGTGTCAGTCGCTCCACTTCGGCTGCCGCTTGCTCAGGAACGCGGACATGCCCTCACGGGCCGCGGCCGACTGCGAGGACTCGGCCATCACCCTGGTGGCCAGCTCGTACGCCTCCGCCTCGGGCAGCGACAACTGCTCGTACAGCGTGCGCTTGCCCAGCGCCTTGGAGGCCCGGCTGCCCCGAGTGGCCCGCCCGAGCAGGTCCAGAACGGCGGCGTCGAGCTCATCGGCGGGCACCACCTGGTTGACCAGCCCCCATTCGAGCGCCTGCGCGGCGGTGATGGTGTCACCGGTGTAGGCCAGCTCGGCGGCGCGCTTGCGCCCGATGTTGCGGGCGATGGCCACCATGGGCGTGTGACAGAACCAGCCGCCCTTCCCGCCGGGCGCGGCGAAGCCGGCGGAATCGGCGGCCACGGCGAGATCGCAGGTGGCGACCAGCTGGCAGCCCGCCGCGGTGGCCAGGCCGTGCACCCGGGCGATCACCGGCTGCGGCACCGACTCGATCAGCTGCATGAGGTGCAGACAGGTGTCCAGCATGGCGCGCACCGCGTCCACGTCGGCCTCGGCCACGTCGGCGAAGTCGTGACCGGCGCTGAACACCGGGCCCGCGCCGGCCAGGATGATGCCCGAGGCGTCGCTGCCGCCGGCGGTGTCGAAGGCGGTGATCAGCTCACGCAGATGGGCCAGCGACAGGGCGTTGCGTCGCCGCGGCCGGTTCATCGTGATCGTGACGAAGTCGGCGTCGCGGCTGACCAGTACGTGTTCGAGGTTCATGGGCGGGCTCCCGATGATGTCCGCTGTCCTCGTGGCCGCGGTCGGCCACGAGGACAGTGTTCCCAAGCCGCCACGCATGAACGCGTCACGCGGATCTCCCGGCCCGGCCCAGGCGCTAGGAAAAGCAAAGCAGCGACGCTGCTACTAGCATGGAAGGCATGGCAAAGGCAGACCCGAGGCACGCCGTGGCGGACTGCCAGCGCGGTGACGCCGCGCTGACACGCGCCTTCACCCTGCTCGGCAAGCGCTGGAGCGGCCTCGTGCTGGGCAGCCTCCGGGCCGGGCCCGCCGGGTTCCGCGAGCTGTCGCGGGCGATCGAGGGCGTCAGCGACTCGGTGTTGTCCGACCGGCTGTCGGAGCTGACCAAGGCCGGTCTGATCGCGCGCACGGTGGACGAGGGGCCGCCGGTCGCGGTCACGTACGAGCTGACCGAGAGCGGCAGGGCGCTGATGCCGGCGCTGCACGAGCTGTCCCAGTGGGCGGAGGACCACCTGCCCGCCTAGCAAGCGTTTCACCGTTCCCGACGCAGGAACCGTGTACGCACGTGCCAGACTTGATGACGTGATGGAGGTGGAGGAGCCCGGCGGGCTGACCGTCGGGGCCGCGGCCGGGCACGTCGGTGTCACCATCCGCACCCTCCACCACTGGGACTCGGTCGGCCTGGTCCGCCCGTCCGGCCGCACCACCGGTGGCTACCGCCTCTACTCCGCGGCCGACGTCTCACGCCTGCACCGGGTGCTCATCTACCGCGAGCTGGGCCTGCCCCTCGACGACATCGGCGAGCTGCTCGACGCCCCGACGGCCGACATGGCCGTGCCGCTGCGGCAGCAGCGCGCCCAGCTCCTCGACCGCATCTCCCGCCTGCGGGCGATGGTCGAGGCGGTCGATCGCATGATCGAGGCCGCGAGCGCCGGCATCCTGCTCTCCCCGGAGGAGCAGGTCGCCATCTTCGGGCAGCGCTGGGACCCGTCCTCGGTCGTGGCGGCTCGCGACCGCTGGGGCGGCACGGCCCAGTGGACGCAGTACGCCGAGCGCGCCGCGAGCATGACCCCGGACGACTGGCAGCGCGTCGCCGGCGACATCGCCACGCTGGAGCACGACCTGGCGGCGGCCAAGCGCGCCGGCGTCGGGCCCGGCAGCGCCGAGGCCGGCGCCCTGGCGGAGCGGCACCGGGCCTCCATCGGCGTGTACTTCGACTGCACCCACGCGATGCAGGTCTGCCTGGGCAGGCGGCAGGCGGCCGATCCCGGCTTCACGGAGTACTACGACGCGATGGAGCCGGGCCTGGCCGCCTGGCTGCGCGACCTCATCGACGCCAACGCCCGCCGTCACGGCATCGACCCGGATACGGCGACCTGGCCCGGAGAGGAAACAATCTAGGCGCACACCTCGCGCCGATAAGGCACGTACGGGATGTAGCGCCGCCACTCGGCCTCCGTCAGTGACCGTCCCGCTCTCGCGCAGACGGCCCGCGCGGCCCTGGCGGGATCGGTCGGATAGTCCAGCAGATCGTGCCCGCCGCTGGTCGCGTGCAGCGTGCCGGCCGCGTCGAAGGCCAGCGACCCGGTGAAGGCGGGGCCGGGGAACGGCGGGCCGACCTGCTGGCCGGTCGTGGTGTCCCACAGCCGGATCTCGCCGAACGCGGCCGAGGCCAGCAGGTCTCCACGGGGAGAGAACGCGAGCGCGGCGGCGCCACCGCCGTCCATGCTGGCGGGAGCCCCGGCGCGGACGTCGCGTACGCGGGCGCGGAGCGCTCCCGTGGCGGTGTCCCAGATGCCGACCCGCCCCTCCTCCTCGACGGCGACGAGCCGGCGGTCGGCGCTGAGCGCCACGACGTTCCCGGAGAACGGGCCGGTCCCCGCCAGGGGCGTCCGCTTGCCGGAAGGCAGCTCGACGAGCTCGGCGCCCGAGGTGAGGACCCGGTCGTCCGCCACGAACGCGAGCACCCGCCTGTCCTGGATCGGGAAGGTCCCCGTCATGCCGCGTCCGGCGAAGTCCCACGCGCGGGACTGCTCCGTGCCGTCCTGGCCGACGGCGACCGCCAGCGTCCTGCCGTCCGGGCTGAACGCCTGGACGTGCTCGATGACGCGGCCCGGGTCGTGCAGATCCGGCAGGCGGCGGCGGGCGGTCACGTCCCACAGGCTCGTCCGCATGGGCTCGGGGCCGACGGTGATCGCCAGGGTGCGGCCGTCCGGGCTGAACAGCATCCAGGCGCCCGTGACGGTGGCGGGCTCGCCCAGGCCGTCGAGCCGGCCCAGCAGGCGGCGTCCGCGCACGTCCCACAGCTGGACGGTCGCGGTGTCCCGGTCGAACAGGGCGGCGAGGCGGCCGTCCGGGCTGAGGGCGTGCCCCGCGATCGTCGTCCGCGCCGGCAGGGTGTCGTCGCCGCCCAGGGACGGGGGCCGGGTGTGGGTGGAGACGTCGAGGGAGACGACCGCCATGATGTCGTCCATGCGCAGGTAACGCAGGGTCCGGCCGTCCCGGTCGAAGCTCAGGGTGTGCACGTCCTGGCGGCCCAGGGGGATGGTCGTCAGGGCGAGCCGGTCGTCGGTGCTCCACAGCGTGATCCCGTCCGGATCGAGGACGGCCAGGCGGCGGCCGTCCGGGCTGTAGGCCACCAGGCCGGGCCCGTAGGAGCTCCGGCTCAGGGCGCCCGGCCTCTTCAGCGGCGGGCCGGCGGGCTCGCCCGACGCCACGTCCCAGAGCAGCACCTCGGCCGGCCGCACGATCGCCAGGGTGCGGCCGTCAGGCGAGAAGCGCACGGCGATGACGTCCTGGCCCTTCCCCGCCTCGGGCGCGCGCAGCCGCTCGCCGTGCGACAGGTCCCAGATCTCGCCGGGCCCCTCCTGCTGGAACAGGGCCACGAAACGGTCGTCCGGGCTGATCGCCACCGACTCGAACGCGCCGCGCTCCAGGACGGGCTCGCGCCCGCCCACCCGCCAGAGCTGGGTACGCTCGCCCACGGTGGTCGCCGCGTAGACCCGGTTCCCGTCGCCGAACTCGGCGCCCGTGAGGCGGGTGTCGAGGCCCCCGGCGGGCCGTCCGGACTGCAGGTCCCACAGCAGGACCCCCTCGCCCTCGACGCTGCCGGCGAGCGCCGCCAGCCGGCCGTCCCTGCTCAGGGACACCTCGCCGTCCTCGCCGGGCAGCTCGACGGCGACCGTGCCGGTCCTCCTGCGGGTGGTCAGGTCCCACACGTGCACCTGCCGGTCGTCCCACGTGTGGAAGGTACGCCCGTCGGCGCCGAACCGGCCGTATCCGAGCGCCAGCACGTCCAGGGCGGGCTGGGCCAGCGAGCCGAACAGGGCCGTGCGCGCCTCGGGCGCGGGGGAGATGTGCCAGGCGGCGGCGCTCAGCAACATCGCCGTCGCCGGGTCCTCGGCCCGCAGCGTCTCCGCGCGGGCGGCGACGGCCCGGGCGGCGGCCTCGTCCCGCTGCTCGGTCAGGTCCAGGCTCTGCCGGACGGCGATCGTCCCGGCGACGAGCGCCAGCACGAGCAGGACGGCCAGGCTGGAGGTCACCAGGCGGCGCACGCGCCCGCGGCGGCGGGCGGCCGCCGTGCCGGCCTCTAAGAACGAACGTTCCTGCGGGTTCAGGGTCAGGTGCCGGCGGCCCGTGGCGGCCCAGCGCAGCGCCGACTCCAAGGTCCTGCCCTGGAGGGGGTCGCCCTGCCCCTCCTGCCAGCGCCGGGCCGCGACCGCCAGCTCGCGGTGCACGGCCAGGCCGGGACGCTCGGCGTCCACCCAGTCGCGCAGGCGCGGCCAGGCCCGCAGCAGCGCCGGCCGGGAGATCACGAAGTCCCCGCCGCCGGCCGCCAGCAGCCCCGCCTCCTCGAACGCCGCCAGCACGTCGCCGGCGCCGGGCGGCAGGTCGGCACGCGACACCCGCCGCACGGTGTCCTCGGTGTCGGGGCCGGCGGCGACCATGCGCAGGAAGACCTCGGGCACCAGTTCCTGGGCGGCAGGCGTCAGGCCCGCGTACACCTCCTCGGCGCGCGTCCCGAGCGCGGGATCGTCCGAACCCGCGCGTACCTCCGACGCCTGCTCGATCCCCGCCGCCAGCGGATCGGGCACGGCACCCAGCAGCTTGAGCAGCAGCTCCCGGGCGGCCGGCCGGTCGGCGGGCTCCTTCCTGAGCGCGGCTGCCACCAGGGAACGCAGCGGGTCGGCGAGGTCGCCCAGGTCCGGTTCCGCGGTGAGCACGCCGTACATCACCGCGCCGAGGTTCTCCGCGTGGAAGGGGTCGCGGCCGGTGGCCGCGAACAGGACGATCGCCCCCCACGCGAACACGTCGGCCGCCGTGCCCGCCCGCTGCCCGTTGAGGATCTCGGGCGCCATGTACGTGGGCGTGCCGGCCACCACCCCCGTGGAGGTGAGCGACATCTCGGCGGTCCTGGCGATGCCGAAGTCGATCACCCGTGGCCCGTCCGGGCCGAGCAGCACGTTGTCCGGCTTCAGGTCGCGGTGGATGACCCCCGCCTCGTGGATCGCGGTGAGCGCGGTGGCGCCGCCGGCGGCGAGCCGGTGCAGGTCGGCGCCGTCCAGCGGGCCACGCTCCGCGACGAACGCACGCAGGCTCGGCCCTTCGACGTACTCGCTGACGAGGTACGGCCTGGGCGCCTGAAGATCGTGCCCGAGCACCTGCGCGATGCAGAACGGGGCGACCCGCTCGGCGGCGGCCAGCTCCCTGGCGAGCCCGTGCCGCAGCTCGACCCCGTAAAGGATCTTGATCGCGACGCGCCGCCCGCCCTCGTCGTACGCCTCGTAGACCACTCCCTGCCCGCCCGACCCCAGCCGCCCCGCCAGCCAGTAGTCGCCCAGGCGCGCCGGATCGCCCGGGAGCAGCTCGGCCGAACCACCCATGTCCCGACCCCCGTCTCTTCCTACGGTCCCCATGCCGTTAGTCGAGAAAGGGGCCGGGTTGGTTCGGCGTGGCCGCTATCCGAAGTGCCCCGCCACCACGCGGGTGTGCAGCGGGAACGCCAGCTCCGTCGGCCCGTCGATCACCAGGTCCCGCTCGCGCCGACAGGCTGAGGCGCCGACAGGCCGAGGCGCCGGCCGGATGGGGTCAGGGGAGCCTGCGGCGGAGGAAGTCGCGGATCAGCCCGGCGATCTCGCGGCCGTGCGTCTCCAGCGCGAAGTGCCCGGCGTCGAGGAGATGGATCTCGGCGTCGGGCAGGTCGCGGGCGTACGCCTCGGCGCCCGCGGCCCCGAAGATCTCGTCGTTGGCACCCCAGGCGACCAGCACGGGCGGGCGGTGCGTGCGGAAGTACTCCTGGAAGGCCGGGTAGCCGTCGAGGTTGAACTGGTAGTCCCAGAAGAGCTGGAGCTGGACCTCCTTGTTGCCGGGCCGGTCCAGGTAGGCCTGGTCGAGCACCCACGAGTCCGGGCTGACGCGCTCCAGCAGGTCTGCGGGCACACCGTGGGTGTACTGCCACCGGGTGGCGTCGGCGGTCAGCAGCTCGCGTACCGCCGGCTCGTGGGTGGCGCGGTCCTTGGCGTGGGCGAACAGCACCTCCCAGAACGGTGTGAAGCCGTCCAGATAGGCGTTGCCGCTCTGGGTGATGATCGCGCTCACCCGCTCGGGGTGGCGACTGGCGATGCGCAGCCCGATGGGGGCGCCGTAGTCGTGGATGTAGAGGGCGAACCGGTCGATGTTCAGCGTGTCGAGCAGTTCGAGGGTGATCTCGGTGAGCTTGTCGAAGCTGTAGGGGAACTCCTCCACCGACGGCGCGGCCGACTGGCCGAAGCCGACGTGGTCGGGGGCGATCAGATGGTAGGAGTCGGCCAGGTCGGCGATCAGGTTCCGGAACATGGCGGAGCTGCTGGGGAAGCCGTGCAGCAGCACCAGCGTGGGGTTGGCCGGGTCTCCCGCCTCCCGGTAGAAGACGGGCAGGCCCTGGATCTGAACCGTGGTGTGGCGAGTCATGTCGGGGTGCTCCTAGCGCGGTGAGTCCGTCGGTTTCTAACGGTTATATCGACTCGCAACCGTTAGAAGTTATCCGGTCATTCCCGGTCGCGCGAAAAAACTTCTGTGCGGCGGTCACGCGGGAGGATGGGCGGCGGCCATGACGCCGTGCACGGCCTGGCTGATCCGCTCCGCGGCCTGGTCGGGATCGGGCTGGCCGGCGTTCAGCCAGGCGATGACGGCCTCCAGGGTGAAGCCGGGGATCAGGTTGGCGGCCCAGCCGAGCCACGGCCCCTCCGGGATGACGCGCGCCAGGTTGCGGCGGCCGACCTCGCGGGAGGCGGCGCGGAGCAGGGCGGGAATGGCGTCCTCGCCGAAGTCGTCGGCGCCGGTGGCCTCGGCCAGCCGGACGCAGGCGCGGTCGAGCACGGCCCGGTACAGGTCGGCCTTGGAGTCGAAGTGCCGGTACAGCATGGCCCGGGTCAGCTCGGCCTCGGCGGCGATGTCGTCCAGGCCGGTGGCGGCGAGCAGGCCCGAGGCGGTGAACCGCAGCCGGTTCTCGGCCAGCGGATCGGCGAGCTGCCCGTCGAAGCCTGAGCGCCGTGGCCGTTCAGCTCACCTGCCCGCCCGCCAGCGCCGCGAGCCTCTCCTCGGACGGGGAGCCGGTCGGCGCGGTGTAGACGACGAGATACAGGTCTGGATCGGCGGTGGGCGCGAACGACTCCCAGTTGAGCGTCATGACCCCCACCTCCGGATGGCGCAGCCGCTTCGTCCCGTACGTGCAGTAGGTCACTCGGTGATCGGCCCAGTGACGGGCGAAGTCGGCGGAACGCGCGCTCAGCTCGTCGACCAGCTGCTGGGGGCGCGGGTCGTCGCCGGACCGGCCCAGCGCGCCCCGCAGCCAGGCGGCGGCCTCCACGGCGACCTCCTCCCAGTCGGGGAAGACGTCGCGGGCCCGCGGGTCGAGGAAGATCCAGCGGATCTCGTTGCGCTCGGGACGCGGCATGGCCTCGAAGTCGGTCAGGAGGGCCGCCCCCATGCGGTTGAGCGCCAGGATGTCCAGGACCCCGGTCATCAGCAGCGCGGGGGCCGGGCCGAGCATGTCGAGCATCATGCGCAGCGCGGCGCGCGGGCGTGCCGGTGGGCGCGGGCGCGCGTGATGCCGGTCGCCGATCAGCTCGCGCAGGTGGCGCTGCTCCTCGGCGGTGAGCCGCAGGACGCCCGCGACCGCCTCCAGCACCTGGTCGGACACGTTGCCGGCCCGGCCCTGCTCCATCCGGGTGTAGTAGTCGGCGCTGACCCCGGCCGCCAGGGCCAGCTCCTCGCGGCGCAGCCCGCGCACCCGGCGGCCGCCGGCCCGCGCGGGCAGGCCCACGTCGCGTGGGGCCACCCGGGACCGCCGCGACCGCAGGAACTCGCGCAGCTCGTCCTGCCGGCTCATACCGTCAGTATCGCATCTGCGCAGGTGAGGCCGCTGAGGGCCGTCACAGGGCGCGGCTGCCGGTGGTGATCTCGAACCACACCGTCTTGCGGCCCCGGCCGGGGGCGAGATCGACACCCCACCGGTCGGTCAGCTCCTCGACCAGCCGCAGGCCGCGGCCACCGGTGGCCGCGTGACCGGCTCTGCCCGGCGCCAGCGACGTGGGACGGCCGTGATCGATGACCTCACCACGCACGCCCTCCGGCGTCGGGACCAGGCGGAACGCGACGGGCGGTGCGGCGTGGGCCAGGGCGTTGGTGACGAGCTCGCTGACGACGAGCAGGGCGTCGTCGATGCTGGACGGCTGCGCGCCCGACGCGGTCAGCGTGGCCCGGGTGAGCCTGCGTGCCCGGGCCACGGAGCGGGACTCGGGCGGCAGGATCCAGCAGGTGCCGGGCTCCAGGTGTGCTTGCACGGTGGCCTCCGAGGAGGGTCGGATCGGTGCTCCCGGTATTTCCGGGGCGCTCACCTGGTGCAACACCGGCGCGCGGGGCTGCGGCGGACGTTGTCTGGCCTGTCCCGTGCCTAGGTCTGGCCGGTCCCCCCCTTGGGCGCCCGTCACTGGTTCCTGTCGCGCTCCTCGACCAGTGCGGCGTACTCCGTCTGGGTGGTGGCGAACTTCATGGCGCCCGTCCTCGGGTCGGTCGCCACGTAGTAGAGCCAGCGACCGGCGGCCGGCTCCAGCGCCGCGCGGACGGCGTCGGCCCCCGGGCTGCCGATGGGGCCGGGCGGCAGCCCGGGACGCCGGTAGGTGTTGTAGGGCGACGGGCTCCTGACGTCCTCGGGGGTCGCGGCGGAGCCGTACTTGCCCAGGCCGTACAGGACCGTGCTGTCCACCTGCAGCCGCATCTTCCGATCCAGCCGGTTGTGCAGGACCCTGGCGATCTTCGGCATGTCCTCCGGCCGGAAGGACTCGGCCTGGACGATGCTGGCGATGGTGAGGATCTCCAGCGGCGTCCTGCCCGCCCGGCCGGCGCCCGCCACCAGGCCGGTCTCCTCGGCGAGGCGCCCGAAACCGGTCACCATCGCCCCGAGGATCTCGCCGGGGCTCATGGCGGGGGAGATCTCGTAGCTGCCGGGGGCGGCGAACCCTTCGAGCCTCCCCTTCGCGTACGGCGGCAGGCCGAGTGCCGCGCCGTCCCTGGCGGCTCGCTCGAACTCCGCCACCGGCCTGCCGGTCACGGACGACAACCTCTTGAGGAGCTGCGCGAGCCGCATCCCCGGTGGCACGATCACGGTGATGGCCGGCCGCTGCTCGGGCACCACGCTCGCGACGGCGTCCGGCTGCCCGGCGGCCTCACCGGAGGTGCCCGGCGACAACCCTCGCACCACGAACGTGGCTCCGACGGCCAGCGCGACCACCCCGGCCGCCGCCATCAGGGCGAGGCCGCGACGCCTGGGCCGGTGCTCGCGTGCCTGGAGGGACCGGCCCTGGAGGAACCGGCTCGGCGCCGGTGGCCGCTCCTCGTCGGCCATCTCGGAGAGGGTCTCGCGCAGCAGGTCCTCGATGTTCATCCGAACTCCCTCATGATGGTCAGTTCAGGCGCCGTCTGCTTCAGGCGTTCCAGCGAGCGGTGGATCTGGCTGCGTACCGATCCCACCCTGATGCCGAGCACCCGCGCGATCTCGGTCTCCGACAGGTCCTCGAAGTAGCGCAGCACCAGAATGGTCCGCTGCCTGGGCGTGAGCCGGCCGAGGGCCGCGCGCATCATCACCCGCAGGTCCGCGCCGTCGGCGTGCCCGTCACGGGCCTGGTCGGGCAGCCACCCGGTGGACACCTCCGCGACCCGTGACCGCCGCCGCCACCAGCTCACCTGCTCGTGGTACATGACCCGGCGCACGTACCCCTCGATGGCGGCGGGATCGCGCAGACCGCGCCACTTCGCGGCCGTCTTGGCCAGGGCCGACTGCACCAGGTCCTCGGCGGCGTGCCGCTCACCGGTCAGCAGGTACGCCGTGCGGAACAACGCCCCCGACCGGCCGACGACGAAGTCCCGGAAGGCCGCCTCGAATCCTGGATCCACCCGTCCTCCTCGCGATGTTCACAGGGGCAAGGACGCGGGGGATGCGCCGATCTATGCCTCTACGGCCGACGTTTTACGAGGCCGTCCCCCGGCGGGAAGTGGCCGCGATCCCTCTCAGCACGTATAACGGACAGGAAGGGGAATGAGGTGGCGATGGACCGTCGCATCTTTGGCCTGGAGAACGAGTACGGGATCACCTGCACGTTCAAA
The nucleotide sequence above comes from Nonomuraea gerenzanensis. Encoded proteins:
- a CDS encoding MerR family transcriptional regulator → MEVEEPGGLTVGAAAGHVGVTIRTLHHWDSVGLVRPSGRTTGGYRLYSAADVSRLHRVLIYRELGLPLDDIGELLDAPTADMAVPLRQQRAQLLDRISRLRAMVEAVDRMIEAASAGILLSPEEQVAIFGQRWDPSSVVAARDRWGGTAQWTQYAERAASMTPDDWQRVAGDIATLEHDLAAAKRAGVGPGSAEAGALAERHRASIGVYFDCTHAMQVCLGRRQAADPGFTEYYDAMEPGLAAWLRDLIDANARRHGIDPDTATWPGEETI
- a CDS encoding enoyl-CoA hydratase-related protein encodes the protein MNLEHVLVSRDADFVTITMNRPRRRNALSLAHLRELITAFDTAGGSDASGIILAGAGPVFSAGHDFADVAEADVDAVRAMLDTCLHLMQLIESVPQPVIARVHGLATAAGCQLVATCDLAVAADSAGFAAPGGKGGWFCHTPMVAIARNIGRKRAAELAYTGDTITAAQALEWGLVNQVVPADELDAAVLDLLGRATRGSRASKALGKRTLYEQLSLPEAEAYELATRVMAESSQSAAAREGMSAFLSKRQPKWSD
- a CDS encoding ATP-binding protein → MQISLLGPIEAVSDDAAPIDIPGARLRMLLAALALEAGRPVSAGSLVNGIWGEDPPAEAAGALHGLVSRLRRTLGGRETVELVAGGYRLPVRREDVDAHRFEQLAEQARRELAADRPREAAALLRAALDLWRGAALADVLEAPFARDVAARLEELRASASEDYFDAQVRLGRATEVLVDLGAAAAARPLAERLAELRIRALSAAGRQSEALAVYEEIRGRLAGELGMDPSPELRAVHLALLRGELDRPAAQPQAAPNRIPARLTSFVGRERELGALDQLMSGARLVTIIGPGGAGKTRLALEAADRMEERVWFVPLAGVVQPDQVADAVLSACGGLFEGGLKPQAPALARLCGLLDVGPAVLVLDNCEHLVEAAAQLTEQLLVRLPQLRVLATSREPLAIIGEALCHLGPLDLPVENADLAEAAESAAVRLFVERAASVRAAFALDAETVEPTVEICRRLDGMPLALELAAAKLRAMSVAQISQRLDDRFRMLTSGSRTALPRQRTLRAMVEWSWDLLEEPERVLAGRLAAFPGGADLAALESICSDASLPVGDLVYVASTLVEKSMIQQVGDRYRMLETIRAYAAAGSATPVTGRFRAYFLALAEQNEPLLRTRQQLRAVEVFDAEHDNLVAALRAAIEAGDAEASARFVRSMFWYWSMRGMSTQFNAFLNEVLAFGEELPADARAAFEVVRATSGRGNEPEVLENLRRPGVTQFHTALPLLRMSKLASGDAPDLEALNSPDPWVRAGANWAYDFLLTEQGDQETGARHRDEALRLFEQVGDRWGLMMGLVRQSRVHGLRAEHEQAIAYCERAVAIAAELGTEEHLFITKSHLAQNRMRGGDLEGALQDVRAARRQGHEHGHRRLEATMLFPLAEVHRHAGDLERAHQVLDELETVVHRLPGPPGLNGDLIASSRLGVHIAEGAAEQARELLPRALRGVFSNANANALARGAELLARLRGLEGDPEGAATALGMSHVVRGVFDEGDPDVCRLVPVLTGALGQDGYLKAYRRGAELPRQEAMDRLASHAAPR
- a CDS encoding HIT family protein — encoded protein: MPISMPAADGCPFCDYLAGLSPVTVLERGEQVAILVTRWQRGPGHVLVIPVAHRPTILDVAPAEEQALMNAVRRAARAIAAAYDPGGVSVWQNNGAPAHQHVPHVHFHVTGTLPGGGTRSGEVPRLGLTETDEIAERLAPHL
- a CDS encoding winged helix-turn-helix transcriptional regulator, producing MAKADPRHAVADCQRGDAALTRAFTLLGKRWSGLVLGSLRAGPAGFRELSRAIEGVSDSVLSDRLSELTKAGLIARTVDEGPPVAVTYELTESGRALMPALHELSQWAEDHLPA